One genomic region from Phragmites australis chromosome 1, lpPhrAust1.1, whole genome shotgun sequence encodes:
- the LOC133890536 gene encoding protein GL2-INTERACTING REPRESSOR 1-like: protein MSRNNGKASKLEFLRLGLSRARGGPSSTTARPGGDNGNGNTASPRRVSSSSSSTASPPSSCVSSEGSPDTAAPGGAAPMVLAGCPRCMMYVMLSREDPRCPRCHSAVLLDFNDGDQRLPRQRR, encoded by the coding sequence ATGAGCAGGAACAATGGCAAGGCGTCGAAGCTGGAGTTCCTCAGGCTGGGCCTGTCGAGGGCACGGGGCGGTCCTTCGTCGACGACGGCACGACCGGGCGGGGACAACGGCAACGGCAACACGGCGTCGCCGCGCCGGgtgtcgtcctcgtcgtcgtccaccGCGTCGCCGCCGAGCTCGTGCGTGTCGTCCGAGGGCAGCCCGGATACGGCTGCGcccggcggcgcggcgcccaTGGTCCTGGCCGGGTGCCCACGGTGCATGATGTACGTGATGCTGTCCCGGGAGGACCCCAGGTGCCCCAGGTGCCACAGCGCCGTGCTGCTCGACTTCAACGACGGCGACCAGCGCCTCCCGCGGCAGCGCCGGTGA